One window from the genome of Eucalyptus grandis isolate ANBG69807.140 chromosome 7, ASM1654582v1, whole genome shotgun sequence encodes:
- the LOC104454574 gene encoding LOW QUALITY PROTEIN: probable glycerol-3-phosphate dehydrogenase [NAD(+)] 1, cytosolic (The sequence of the model RefSeq protein was modified relative to this genomic sequence to represent the inferred CDS: deleted 1 base in 1 codon) → MGETSEGMTDDVYSNGSIQSSNGSLEEKLDELRCLMGKSEGDPLRIVGVGAGAWGSVFAAMLQDSYGHLREKVLIRIWRRPGRSVDKATAEHLFEVINSREEVLRRLIRRCAYLKYVEARLGDRTLFADEILKDGFCLNMIDTPLCPLKVVTNLQEAVWDADIVVNGLPSTETLQVFEEISRYWKERITMPVIISLAKGVEAELGTEPRIITPTQMIYRATGVPLENILYLGGPNIASEIYNKEYANARICGSAKWRKPLAKFLRQPHFTVWDNGDLVTHEVMGGLKNVYAIGAGMVADLTKESATSKAVYFAHCTSEMIFITHLLAENPEKLAGPLLADTYVTLLKGRNAWYGQKLAGGEVNLDMGDNIKGKGMIQGVSAVKAFYELLSQSCLSVLHPEENKPVAPAELCPILKKLYKILILRDFPPDAILQAMREESMNDPRDRIEIAQSHAFYRPSLLGQQP, encoded by the exons ATGGGGGAGACCTCTGAAGGGATGACTGATGATGTCTACTCAAATGGGTCGATTCAGAGTAGCAATGGGTCTCTCGAAGAAAAGCTGGATGAGCTCCGTTGCCTCATGGGAAAATCAGAAGGTGATCCGCTCAGGATCGTTGGTGTCGGAGCTGGTGCTTGGGGCAGTGTTTTTGCAGCTATGTTGCAAGATAGTTATGGTCACTTGAGGGAGAAAGTTCTGATTCGTATTTGGAGGAGACCCGGAAGATCAGTCGACAAGGCCACGGCCGAGCATTTGTTTGAAGTGATCAATTCGAGGGAGGAAGTGTTGAGGCGGCTCATTAGGAGGTGCGCATACTTGAAGTATGTCGAGGCGAGATTAGGTGATAGGACGTTGTTTGCAGATGAGATTTTGAAAGATGGGTTCTGCTTGAACATGATCGACACCCCTCTTTGCCCTCTGAAGGTCGTCACCAATTTGCAGGAGGCTGTGTGGGATGCCGACATTGTAGTGAATGGGTTGCCTTCAACAGAGACCCTCCAGGTGTTTGAGGAAATTAGTAGGTATTGGAAAGAAAGGATTACAATGCCTGTTATCATATCATTGGCAAAGGGTGTGGAGGCAGAGTTGGGGACTGAGCCCCGCATAATTACTCCCACCCAAATGATTTATCGAGCGA CTGGAGTGCCACTAGAGAACATTTTATACCTCGGAGGACCAAATATTGCCTCTGAGATATACAACAAGGAGTATGCCAATGCTCGAATATGTGGATCTGCAAAGTGGAGGAAGCCTTTAGCAAAGTTTTTGAGGCAGCCCCACTTTACAGTGTGGGACAATGGAGACCTTGTTACTCATGAAGTTATGGGTGGTTTAAAGAATGTTTATGCCATTGGAGCAG GTATGGTTGCAGATCTGACAAAGGAAAGTGCCACCAGCAAAGCAGTATATTTTGCACATTGTACGTCAGAGATGATATTCATCACACATCTGTTGGCAGAGAACCCTGAGAAACTTGCA GGCCCTCTACTGGCAGACACATACGTAACTTTGCTGAAGGGTCGTAATGCATGGTATGGACAAAAGCTAGCTGGTGGGGAAGTGAACCTTGACATGGGTGATAATATCAAGGGGAAGGGGATGATTCAG GGAGTCTCGGCCGTGAAAGCCTTTTACGAGCTGCTGAGCCAGTCATGCTTGAGTGTACTGCATCCCGAAGAAAATAAACCAGTGGCTCCTGCGGAACTGTGCCCAATCTTGAAGAAGCTATACAAAATTCTTATTCTGAG GGATTTCCCACCGGATGCTATTCTTCAGGCAATGAGagaagaatctatgaatgaTCCTCGAGATCGCATCGAGATAGCTCAATCCCACGCGTTCTACAGGCCATCGCTCCTCGGGCAACAGCCTTGA
- the LOC104454575 gene encoding uncharacterized protein LOC104454575 has protein sequence MSLVDYDASSDEDASDVEDKEAQEGAEGTGQDPEAPKPWPTQSEPPPPPQTRGTSCASDHQLESTAGLPAPPIEKLPDASLLLDAPAGLASPLSGGDHASRVAAARAESALRKRESHSLSSSVPRSKVPRGTLPHLKNVPDTVEGRLVPPQLSGRSNVVTEDISKLFVKGHAEKSSH, from the exons atgtcTCTGGTGGACTACGACGCTTCTTCAGACGAAGACGCTTCGGACGTTGAAGACAAGGAGGCGCAAGAAGGAGCGGAGGGAACGGGGCAGGACCCAGAAGCCCCGAAGCCCTGGCCTACTCAATCCgagcctcctcctccgcctcagACCCG GGGAACATCATGTGCATCAGATCATCAGCTAGAATCCACTGCAGGTTTACCAGCGCCCCCAATTGAGAAACTTCCTGATGCTTCCCTCTTGTTGGATGCTCCAGCTGGATTGGCTTCTCCGTTGAGTGGTGGTGACCATGCTTCTAGAGTTGCAGCAGCAAGGGCTGAAAGTGCTCTGCGAAAGAGAGAATCTCATTCGCTATCTTCATCTGTTCCCCGCAGCAAAGTGCCAAGGGGGACATTGCCCCATTTGAAGAATGTTCCAGATACTGTTGAGGGACGACTGGTTCCTCCTCAGCTTAGTGGAAG gaGCAATGTTGTGACTGAAGATATTAGCAAGTTATTTGTAAAGGGTCATGCTGAGAAATCATCTCATTAG
- the LOC104454576 gene encoding zinc finger CCCH domain-containing protein 53, with protein sequence MDAYEATRIVFSRIQSLDPENASKIMGLLLIQDHGEKEMIRLALGPETLLHSVVLKARKDIILPSNSPSTPSTPSSPSPFMSTNPISISSRPKGSNFSPSSLSNIPSPSSWGGGGGGGGSFSDLSSGDDLINSSSCLYGNGGSDTMIDELQLQDQLSFLNDNSPPLGPNSNPDMFCPQQDLLSSPTAVYGGAAAGWGAPVHRRSCSVSDVCSGSSEDPSCGVGWRPCLYYARGYCKNGISCRFLHSGGLGDAASVVGSPDGSASAVVGSPSKVDMMGQCHEAVLRSKSAQQQRLAAASQLIGSATFPYTPKSMNLLLHHQQNDAHRAAAAAALMMGDDFYKYGRSRLERSDFSVNGCVNPASRQIYLTFPADSTFKEEDVSNYFSNFGPVQDVRIPYQQKRMFGFVTFVYPETVKLILAKGNPHFVCDARVLVKPYKEKGKVPDKFRKQSQLVERGDFSPCGTPTGLDSRGGPFDLNLGARPFYNSQDMLWRRRFEEQADLQQALEYQSQRLMSLQLLDVKKHHHQRALSTGSPIPSPAQSPTLFNNPTFLNIPSVRSLGVTEENGSSPGLSDSQPLNYQSVIVSAGKDLTGSDKSNGNDKESSHTEDKGLAESLEHNLPDSPFASPTKASAEHFSSLTNVVSEAEKDGVGSASSSPNSNNPVSSPLIPGTSAMDMASFTSFNCQIPRFSSGHGAIGMYAGAGGPTCPVGI encoded by the exons ATGGACGCATATGAAGCCACAAGGATTGTCTTCTCAAGAATCCAAAGTTTAGACCCTGAGAATGCCTCCAAGATCATGGGTCTCCTCCTCATCCAAGATCATGGTGAGAAGGAGATGATCAGGCTGGCTCTTGGACCGGAGACTCTGCTTCACTCAGTGGTCCTCAAGGCAAGGAAGGACATAATCCTTCCGTCAAACTCTCCCTCAACGCCCTCCACaccttcttctccctctcctttCATGTCTACCAACcccatctccatctcctccagGCCTAAAGGAAGCAACTTTTCGccatcttctctctcaaatATCCCCAGCCCATCTTCTTgggggggtggtggtggtggtggtggttcttTCTCTGATCTCTCAAGTGGAGATGATTTGATCAATTCTTCCTCTTGTTTGTATGGAAATGGAGGCAGTGACACCATGATTGATGAGCTTCAGCTCCAAGACCAGCTTTCCTTCCTCAACGATAACTCCCCACCCCTTGGACCCAACAGCAACCCTGATATGTTCTGCCCCCAGCAGGACTTGCTGTCCAGTCCCACCGCCGTATACGGCGGAGCGGCCGCGGGCTGGGGCGCCCCGGTGCACCGGAGGAGCTGCTCGGTCAGCGATGTGTGCTCGGGTTCCTCAGAAGACCCATCTTGTGGAGTCGGGTGGAGGCCATGCTTGTATTATGCTAGAGGGTACTGCAAGAATGGGATCAGCTGCAGGTTCTTGCACAGTGGTGGACTTGGCGATGCCGCTTCTGTGGTCGGCAGCCCGGACGGCAGTGCGTCCGCGGTGGTCGGCTCCCCGAGTAAAGTGGACATGATGGGCCAGTGCCATGAAGCTGTTCTGAGGTCCAAATCTGCTCAGCAGCAGAGACTAGCTGCTGCTTCTCAGCTCATAGGTTCTGCAACCTTCCCTTACACTCCCAAATCCATGAATTTACTTCTCCATCACCAGCAAAATGATGCTCATAG ggctgctgctgctgctgcgctGATGATGGGTGATGACTTTTACAAGTATGGCAGATCAAGGCTAGAAAGGAGTGATTTTTCAGTGAATGGTTGTGTGAATCCTGCTTCTAGGCAGATTTACTTGACTTTCCCAGCCGACAGTACTTTCAAGGAGGAAGATGTTTCCAACTATTTCAG CAACTTTGGGCCGGTGCAAGATGTGAGAATTCCTTACCAGCAGAAGAGGATGTTTGGCTTTGTTACATTTGTTTACCCAGAAACGGTGAAGCTCATTTTGGCCAAAGGGAACCCTCATTTTGTTTGTGATGCTAGAGTTCTCGTCAAGCCTTacaaagagaagggaaaagtgCCAGACAAGTTCAG GAAGCAGTCCCAGCTGGTGGAAAGGGGTGATTTTTCGCCTTGTGGAACTCCAACTGGGTTGGATTCGAGGGGGGGACCATTTGACCTCAACCTCG GAGCGAGGCCGTTTTACAATTCTCAGGACATGCTGTGGAGGAGGAGATTCGAGGAGCAAGCTGATCTTCAACAAGCCCTTGAATACCAGAGTCAACGGCTGATGAGTCTGCAGCTTCTAGATGTCAAGAAGCATCATCATCAGAGGGCTCTCTCAACTGGCTCCCCCATTCCATCTCCTGCTCAATCGCCTACTTTGTTCAACAATCCAACCTTCCTCAACATTCCTTCGGTTCGCAGCCTGGGCGTCACAGAAG AGAATGGTTCTAGCCCTGGCTTATCCGACAGTCAGCCCTTGAACTACCAGTCTGTGATTGTCTCTGCTGGGAAAGATTTGACTGGAAGTGACAAGAGTAATGGGAATGACAAGGAAAGCTCCCATACTGAAGATAAAGGCTTGGCTGAAAG TTTGGAGCATAACCTTCCTGATAGTCCCTTTGCATCTCCTACTAAAGCCTCCGCAGAGCACTTCTCTTCCTTAACCAATGTAGTCAGCGAGGCTGAAAAGGATGGTGTAGGTTCGGCCTCATCTTCTCCCAACAGCAATAACCCAGTCTCTTCACCCTTGATCCCGGGCACCTCCGCCATGGACATGGCTTCATTCACGTCTTTCAACTGCCAGATTCCTAG ATTTTCCTCTGGTCATGGAGCCATAGGAATGTATGCCGGTGCTGGAGGGCCAACATGCCCAGTGGGTATATAG